In Caloranaerobacter sp. TR13, the genomic stretch CTTCACTTATATCTGCTAACTGTCCAGCTTTAAATTGAATTTGTTTACTCCAATTCATTGGAAGTTCAAGCAGTCTGAGTGTATGTCCTGTAGGTGCAGTATCAAATACAATTACTTCGAAATCTTCTAAATTTGCATATTCTATAAACTTTTGGAAAGCTGCCATTTCTTCTGTACAAGGTGAATCTAATTCTTCTTCTATAGCCATTACTGTTGTCTTATCAAACTTTTCTTTTGCATCTGTTAATACCATATTTTTATATTCCTCTTTTGCTTTCTTTTGATCAATTCTTACTGCATATAAATTATCTACTCCATCTATTGCTGTAATTTCATCTGTAACTAGCTTTTCTAGTACATTTCCGATGTGTGCTGCTGGATCTGTTGTTATAAGTAGGGTTTTATAACCTTTCTTTGCAGTTTGTATTGCAGTAATACAAGCCATAGAGGTTTTACCTACTCCACCTTTACCTGAAAAAAATATATTTTTCCTTTTTCCATTTTGAGGATAGATAAGTTTTTCTATACTTTTCTCATGGAGTTTAGTTTTAAATAGCTTTTGACTACACTTTCTAAACATATCTATACCTTTAAGCTCTGTATCAAATAGTTCCATTGTTACTATAGGTATATCTTTAAAAGTTTCCTTTGCTTTTGCTAAGTAATATTGTTGCATTTCATACCTTGATTTAAAAAATGGATTGATAGCTTCTTCCTTTGGTATAAATCCATTAATAATTATTTTTGTTGTATTTATACCTAATTCTTTTAATTCTTTTGATGATCTTATAGTTTCTTGTAGAGAAGTTTCTTCTGGCTGCATTACAAATATAAAATCGGTTTTATCTGTATCCCTCAGCTTTTCAATAGCAGCATCGTATTTTTGCTTACTTTCTTGTATAAGTGCTACAGGCCCCATACAGGTTTGTCCACTACCTTTCGCACTTTCTTCGATATGTTTACTCCAATCTACTGGCAGTTCTAAAAGTCTAATTGTATGCCCTGTAGGAGCAGTATCAAAAATAACAATATCAAATGCATCTTCTTCCATGAAGTCAATAAACTTGTCAAAGGATGCCATTTCTTCAGTACATGGTCCACTAAGCTGCTCTTCAGCGATTTTTATCATTTCTTCATCGAAAATCTCCCTCATAGGTGCAAGAGACCTTTCTTTATATTCATTTGTTGCT encodes the following:
- a CDS encoding TRC40/GET3/ArsA family transport-energizing ATPase, producing the protein MNKMGTRFIFFSGKGGVGKTSMACTTGVYYADQGKRTLIVTTDPAANLSDVFEQKIGHRVTKIDGIENLFAMEIDPEKATNEYKERSLAPMREIFDEEMIKIAEEQLSGPCTEEMASFDKFIDFMEEDAFDIVIFDTAPTGHTIRLLELPVDWSKHIEESAKGSGQTCMGPVALIQESKQKYDAAIEKLRDTDKTDFIFVMQPEETSLQETIRSSKELKELGINTTKIIINGFIPKEEAINPFFKSRYEMQQYYLAKAKETFKDIPIVTMELFDTELKGIDMFRKCSQKLFKTKLHEKSIEKLIYPQNGKRKNIFFSGKGGVGKTSMACITAIQTAKKGYKTLLITTDPAAHIGNVLEKLVTDEITAIDGVDNLYAVRIDQKKAKEEYKNMVLTDAKEKFDKTTVMAIEEELDSPCTEEMAAFQKFIEYANLEDFEVIVFDTAPTGHTLRLLELPMNWSKQIQFKAGQLADISEADKKQQEKFQKVIEMLKDEETTTFAFVMYPEKTPIVEAYRASKELETLGIKTQLVVANLVIPEEQAITPFFKNRRNMQIKYLDEINKKFQDALIIKVPMFEKEIKSVDMLISISNKLFH